The Lonchura striata isolate bLonStr1 chromosome Z, bLonStr1.mat, whole genome shotgun sequence genome window below encodes:
- the LOC110472615 gene encoding granzyme A: protein MGAFLPWYTFTTVILLVIHGGLCVDIIGGYEVEPHSRPFMAQIKGSEGIICGGALIKENWVLTAAHCKVPLLRKKSKVILGAHSSKKREEEQQVFQIAKDIPYPCYNPSTKENDIMLLQLQGRAKLNKAVQPIPLPPSDDDPKPGTVCTVAGWGLTGNRRGKFPTALMEVNITVIRREICNDKNHYNGKPVITENMICAGAKNGGKDSCNGDSGGPLRCNNIMRGITSFGKLKKCGFAGSPGVYARLTKRHIEWIRKTIGGA, encoded by the exons ATGGGTGCTTTCCTCCCTTGGTACACCTTCACCACTGTCATTCTCCTTGTAATTCATGGAG GTTTGTGTGTGGATATTATCGGAGGATATGAAGTAGAACCACACTCGAGACCATTCATGGCCCAAATCAAGGGATCTGAAGGAATTATTTGTGGAGGAGCTTTAATTAAGGAAAACTGGGTGTTAACAGCTGCACATTGTAAGGT TCCTctcctcaggaaaaaaagcaaagttatTCTTGGAGCTCATTCatcaaaaaaaagagaagaagaacaGCAAGTTTTTCAGATTGCAAAAGACATTCCTTATCCATGCTACAATCCCAGTACCAAGGAAAATGACATTATGCTGTTGCAG CTTCAGGGAAGAGCCAAACTTAATAAAGCTGTGCAACCAATCCCCCTGCCTCCCTCAGATGATGATCCCAAACCAGGAACAGTTTGCACAGTAGCAGGATGGGGTTTGACTGGTAATCGTCGAGGCAAGTTCCCTACTGCCCTGATGGAAGTCAATATCACTGTCATCAGGAGAGAAATATGCAATGATAAAAATCATTATAATGGCAAACCTGTCATAACAGAGAACATGATATGTGCAGGGGCTAAGAATGGAGGAAAGGATTCATGTAAT GGGGACTCTGGTGGACCTTTAAGATGTAATAATATTATGAGAGGCATCACTTCATTTGGGAAGCTGAAGAAATGTGGCTTTGCTGGTAGCCCCGGTGTCTACGCTCGACTCACAAAGCGACACATTGAGTGGATAAGGAAAACCATAGGTGGGGCTTAA